DNA sequence from the Uloborus diversus isolate 005 chromosome 1, Udiv.v.3.1, whole genome shotgun sequence genome:
gagacgctatgagtggacaaacaaaaacaaaacaaaaaaaaaaaaaacatacatacggtatgaactgataaccgcctcctttttgaagtcggttaaaaagtaagaaataatctTTGGGTGATATGTGTTTGGTaactgaccaaacacttaattttaatttaatacaaaaaagcctgggggggggggcttatcagttgtcttgaatgtTTTCTTGTTATCCATGCCAAAAAGTTagatagacagcaccccacggttttttgtattacattaaaatttagtgTTTGATcaattactatcatccaaagattattttttacttcttagttcattttgctacaaaagcgtggtttttttttaattttttttttagttttttaattttttaaactattattttattttcttgcttttagtttATTGCTTGTTATATAATGACATTGACGAGATAATTAATTCACCTAATGATATGAATTCTGGATTGgatctgctgaagaaaaattaattgcatttataaaatcaatacttaaaaaaactatagttttaaatgtattatatattttaactaaCCAAAATTCACACTgggcagttttcgttcgcaatcggaACTCCCTCCCACCTTTTacgaatccagttttcgtcggatctttgccaaatttggcacagcggttctttgatatttaggaattttcatagggagtttttcgcctACCTATGTCCCTCATAGGGGGTGGGATGCGAAAATACCCCACGGAGGTTTTCCATATGCAAATTCAGTTTACGTcctatttttgcaaaattttgcgtAGAGGTTCCTTAatactcaagaattcacatacAGAGCAGTTTTCGTTCACCAACCGGATCTCCTCTCCTCTCACCaggggtttccttttacgaatccacaGAGTTTTCGTCGAATCTTTGCTAAActtggcacagcggttctttgatacttaggaattttcatagggagtttttcgcctACCTATGTCCCTCATAGGGGGTGGGATGCGAAAATACCCCACGGAGGTTTTCCATACGCAAATTCAGTTTACGTcctatttttgcaaaattttgcgtAGAGGTTCCTTAATACTCAATTCACATACAGAGCAGTTTTCGTTCACAACCGGATCTCCTCTCCTCTCACCaggggtttccttttacgaatccacagagttttcgtcgaatctttgccaaatttggcacagcggttctttgatggtcaggaattgtcataggggTTTTCGTCTACCTATGGTGGGAGTGTGCGAATGCACCCCACGAGGCCCGaggggttttccttatgcaaatccagttttcgttggattttttccaaacatatcgcagcggtcctttgatgctcaggaattcacataaccACCTCCCAGATGAGGTGCATGTTGAGGAAACCATGGTTTGCTTATCACGTTTACTGCCCTCCACATTTCCTACGAATTCGATGTCTTTGACACTTCCACCGAGCAACAACAATATAGAGCCACAGTTTACATAcaaacatgtttttgttttcttttgcatttttctcgCGAGAAATACTGCTGTGGACGTATTAGACGCTAATCTACTTGTTGTCAAAGATCGAAAAATGTAACAACTCCCGGAAACATGTAGAGTTTCTGATAAACAAAATGACTTTTCGCAAAACAGAAAATTACCTGTAAATATATCGGCGAACCttatggccttttaattttctaccacggcCAAGGCCGTGCGAGTACCGCCAGTAGCTTGATAAGAAGAAAAGTAAAACTCACTTGCAGAGTCAGTCGGGCAGCAGTATCGAAAACTTGATGCACGCCATCGAACGTTTTGGCTGAGCATTCCAAGTAGCTATGAGCTCCTATTTTTTCAGCAAGCAACATCCCTTCTTCTGGATTCACAAGGTTTGGACGGTTATCTGCTTCCCCAAAATCTCGCAAATCCTATGTAATGAGCAGTAAAtggtattaatatttaaaaaaaagtgatttttggaattaaaaacgtCTAAAAGTATAGTAATTAAATTTActaggcttttttttcttttcttttttcccccgagATTTATGCCGAAAAGATActtggagaaaagaaaaaatgacatttttttttaatgaactacactatttaaaaagtaaactcttcaaatcaaaattttctaaaaggcTTTTCATGAAATTCCTGTTTTGTGCCTGTGTATCCCATTAACACCAGATAAACTCTGCACCTCTAAATTCCTCTTAACACAAAAAAATTCCCCTAAGAACTGTATCTTTGTAAGGCAATACATGGTTTtcgaaaaaaagtgcaaaaataaacTATGACATCATATCCAGTATAAGAGACTATAAAAGCTTTTAATTAGAAACCTGAACGTCGGTGTTTGCATAAATTTAAATGGGAAAATGTCCAGAATTACCATATGAACGCATGAGAATACCACATGAATGCAATTTATAgaaatgatttcaattttttttttttaaatctaacacCGGATATGACGTGAATTTTTCTCGAAAATCATGGGTAGTACAGATGCAgatctttggaaattttttatataCGCTGTTCTACAAGTCAAATGGAAATCTAGAGGTGCAGCAGTTATTTGGGGTGTTCACGAAACATCTTATATacataatatttacttttttacttcatttttctaACATGTATTGTATATGCAAAATGTGTGTCTATATACATTTCAGAGTTTGATTTTTGTAAGTTGTTCCATTTGGCATCAGCCCATCagtgcattactgtgattcacttccgaatatcattaaaataaaattaaaacctcTTTAGCTATTGGTTTCCATTGGAATTGTAGCCAGAACATCCGAATAagaataattaagtaattaagaATTGTTAAGTTAAGGAATTTGTATTGTATGTACCTTTTTGTTACCGACCAATATGACTGGAACTCCCGGGCAGTACTTTTCTACTTCCAGAATCCATTTCTTCGAAATGTTGCTTAAGCTGTCTTGGTTATCCACAGCGAAACAAACTAATACTATGTCCGTATCTTCATATGAAAGTGTCCTTATAAGATCATAGTCTTCCAAACCTGGAGTATCTACAAGGTCGAATTTCATCTGAAAAATATAGTTCtcatgcaaaatttcaatttgaaatattgtatagctttaaaaaagaaatccatCTAGTTTTAAAAGGAGACACTTTCCTTGTAATAATAACTTTTACGTTTTAATTTATAGAGTGTTTCAGAAATAAGTCCCACATTTCAAATGTGACTAAATGAGCGATAGCAAAGCCTattgaaaaatgtgtttatacGCATAACTCATGAACAATGATCTTTACAATATATGTTACACACTCTGAAtcacttcattttgaaaattaaatctcCTAAATGCCCACACCTTCATATTGTATGCGTTTGTGAAGCTTCTTCACTGGGACGCTCCGGTGGGAGGtaactgtgacctcccaaaatattcattattcggcaaattttgtctgatgattcggcaaaatttggagttttattcggaaaaattatcatcattcgacaaaatttgtagttccgttcgacaaattgagaatttcgaACCTCCCAAAAATGTAAATTCATTGCACCCCTGTTTCTCCTCAAAGTTCTACAATACCTTCCTGCTCAATTCATTTAATATCATCTGCGATTTCTTGGCGGATGACAGCTATGATTACTTGTgggtatatacagtggctccca
Encoded proteins:
- the LOC129217862 gene encoding ras-like GTP-binding protein RHO, whose product is MAAMKKKLVIVGDSSCGKTRLLFTISRGRYVDDEVRLAFQDYEAEITIEEKLMKFDLVDTPGLEDYDLIRTLSYEDTDIVLVCFAVDNQDSLSNISKKWILEVEKYCPGVPVILVGNKKDLRDFGEADNRPNLVNPEEGMLLAEKIGAHSYLECSAKTFDGVHQVFDTAARLTLQFPKNVAVKRINDD